The genomic window CATTCGCAGTTTCAAATCAACCAGATACGCCGCTTTTTTTCAAGTACTCAATACACCACTTTCAGTTATAACTCCAAGAGGAACGATACCAGATTTATATCCTTAATACCTTTACTTCTTTAACCGTTACACTTCAAACCTGAATTCGCATCCTATCATAACCGCTCCTCTTCAGTTATTTGAAGTTAAAACGCCCAATTTAAACCCAGACTCAAAGCTTCCTCATCGACAAACCTGAACTCAATGTTTGCACTCGTTCCGGGAACCAACACAACATCCGTTCCGACAAAGATACCGACGTTGGCATCTAGCGTGTGTTTTTCATGAGTCCTCGCAATGCCGCCTAGCACAGGAATCGAGTGATCAATTTCCAGCATCGACTCTGAGAATTTTAACCCCCCATAGGGTGTCCACATACCAAGGGTCTTGGCTGCGAAGAAGGCGATTTGTGTCTCCAGCAGTTTGGCTTCTGTGGGTTCAGGCGCATGGCCAGCGACTAAGTAACTTCCATTGGATTTGGAGGAAAATATCTGAAGAGTCGAGTAGAATTGATAACCATTCAGATCTCCGATCGCCGCCTTTAGCCCGAGGCCGTAAGCGAGGCTTGAATTACCTTCAAATGTGATTGTTTCAGGAGGGCCAACACCTTCATTCAACTGATAAGTCAGTTCGGCATCGGCAAACCCCAGCTTGATGAATAGATCAACCCAGGGTGCAAGCCCTACCGATCCGCTTAACAAGACGCGAGTGGATGCAAAACGCCCACCCGTAATCGTGACCCCAGGCTCTGGGAATGGCCCTACTTCACCAGGTTCTGTACTAGATCCACTATCAAATTCAATCTTTTGATTGGAAATCGGATCGTACTCCAATCCAAGGGTCATCTTTCCGAATGCTCCCTGGACTCCCGCCCCGTTATTTACCTTTGCCGCACGACTGACGGAATAGACACCTAAAACAGATATGATTATGATCAATACAATCATTTTTTTCATTTGATTCTCCTATAGAAATATTCTTATCTAAGAAACGGTTTAATGGTCTTATTTACTCCTATGTTAGTGTGATCCAAGGCAATTGGATATATATTTTAGTGCATCTCCACTTGGAGAGTTATTCCCTCCGAGGTATTTTTGATATTGATGAAGGATAATTGACTCGAAATTTATCGACTCTATTTCTACCAGCCTTCTTGGCTTTATAGAGGGCTTTATCGGCAGAATTAATAACCCAACTCGGGTCAGTTCCTTTTTGAGGAATAATCGTACAGAAACCAACACTTATTGTTATTACATCTGCGGCCTTAGAAAATTCATGCGGGACCCGTAATTCCTCAATGGCCTTTCGACAACTATTTGCCACAAGTTCTGCATCTTCTGTTTCAGTAAGCACAAGAGCAAACTCCTCACCCCCGTATCGAGCGAGCAGATCACCAGGACGATTTACCATGGTTTTGAGTTTTCCTGCAACCCTTTTCACGACTTCGTCCCCTTCAAGGTGACCGTAGTTATCGTTGTATAATTTAAAGTAATCGATATCCATTAAGATAAAGGATATCGATGATTTACTTCGGGCTGCTCGGCGCCATTCTATATCAAGATATTCATCCATATGCCTTCTATTAGCGACGCCCGTTAGACCATCAATACGAGAAAGCACTTTCAGCTTCTTGTTCGTCTCACTTAACGCCTTCGTTTTTTCTAGAACTATTTTCTGGATAGTGACCGAACGTTTTGAAATTATGTGGATATATAAAGCTATGAATAAAGTGAAGATGATACCAGAAACAAATATTGTCTGGGGTAGCATGTCCCTCCTGTCAGCAATATATCGTAATGTAGGCGATCCAATCAGACTCCATTTTCTCCCCCAGATTTCAGGAAGTTCTCTCCTGTATGTAATACTTTCATCGGCTGAAATGCCAGCACGTGATTGATACGTATAAAGAATGTCATTTCCGGAGGGTAAAGTCTCGTCAACAAGCTTCAGTTCAATTCCTAGTGGCACATCGCTTAAGGCGGAACTGGCAAAGATAGCTCCGATTTGATAGACACCCGAAACAAATCCTTTCAGGTGTTCCCTGCGCATATCCATTGTTGATGGAATTCCTTCATAAATAGGAACGAATGCCATAAATCCTTTTTTGTTGTCGTTCCTCTGAACAAGAGTAATACTGGCGGTCGCCTGAGGTGTTGCGGTATCTCTCGATATTTCGAGTGCCTTCACCCGGGGAGGGTTGGATGAAAGGTCAAAACCAAAGACCTCCTCATTTCCCACCAGTGGTTCAACAAAATACACAGGGAAATACTCTTCTCTTTCTTCTGCACTCACCATGTGTCCCTGTTCTTTTTGTTCCGTAAATCCAAATGTGGTGAATGTTTGCCGTTGTTTAGACTCATATACAGCCCTTTCCGAATGAAGGACACGCGGTATCCATTCAAGTGCCTGGATATCTTTATGACGACTCAGAATCTTTTTGGCCTCAAGGCTGAATTGTTTAAAATCAGGTATAGTGTCTCCGTTGAATAATATTGCCAACGAGTTTAAGGTTTCAAAATTGATTGCCACCTCACGATGTAATGAGGCTGCCCGCTCATTGACATCTTTACGGAATTCGCTAATTATTGCCTTCTCTTCCGATTTATAAAGAGACCAACCACTCATACCGGATAAGATGACACCAGCGATTACAATTAATATCTGTATAAGTTTTGAATTATTTTCAGTGTCCATAAGTGGAGTCCCATTCGGTATTTCTCAAAATGAAGAATGTCTGTCTCTCATCATGGTTGTCTTAACCTGAGATTATCAAAATGCTCTTTATTCTCCGCCAGTGAAAAGATATTGCATCTAAGTGCAAGCAAGTATCATGCCTTTAGTATGAAAAAGATGAGACGTGAAGTAACTCATTGAAATGTTATCAAAAAAAGATACGGGCCTTAAAGAGGAATGTGTGTTTAAGTGGGGGAAATCACGCTGGTTGAGGGCCCCCCCCCCACTCCGGCTGGGAGAAGGTAGGGGTAAGACCCCCGATTGGATATTAGGATAAACCGTCTAGTCGCCTGAAAGACAAGACCTGTAATCTTTCAGAGAAATAGGATCGCAGCGAGGTGAATGGGAGATAGTGTCGAGTTTAATGGGTGGTTTGAGCCGAATAATTCGGTTAATTATCGAGATTGATCTTAGAATATAGGCCGAATGGCCATCGTGGGGCTAGATTCATTATTTCTCCAATAGCTTCCTAGGGGGATTAAGGCGGATTCGCGGGTGGACAAGAACCCAATCCTCCTATATCCTTATAAATTTAGTGTGAATTATGAAGGAAAAGATCTTTCTAAATCTGGGGATCGATAAGATGAAATTATTTGAAAATGAAAAACCATTTGATCTTCTTCGTTGGTTTGCGTTCCTGAGCTTCATCTGTATTGCCCTTATTTCTTCCGTTTCGGCATTTTTTCTTTCCCAGTTTCTTACCAACACCATTCTTCAACTCGACGCGGTGGAAGTAAGGGATTTTGTCCAGAGCCACACCAGAGAGGGGGATGTCACTCTTTTCTTCGAAGAAGCAGACTCTGGAATTGCTGAGGATTATTTCGAAGAGCAGTTTATGCATATTGTATCAATGCCGGAAGTTGTTCGGGCGAATGTGTATGACAAACAAGGAAACGTCCTCTGGTCAGATGATGAACGGATGATCGGACATAACTTTATGCCGAATTTGGACCTGATTACTGCCCTCACGGGGACCCTGGCCAGTACAAGCGGGACATCCGGAAAGCCGACCAAGGGAGAGCATGTCTTTGATAAAGAGGTCCCATTTTTTGTTGAGGTATACGTACCTATTCGGAATAATGATGGCAGGATCGTTGGGGTGGTTGAGATATACAAAGAGCCTCTGGCGTTATTCAATACCCTTCAGCGGGGCAAAGCCCTGATCTGGGCAAGTGCTGCGCTGGGAGGGGTCTTCTTGTATATTTTTCTGTTTTGGATCGTACGGCGTGCCGATGAAACCATCCACAGTCAGCATGAAGAACTGCTTGAGTCCCAGACATCGGCATTGGTTGGTGAAATGACAGAGGCTATCGCACACGGCATCCGAAACCCACTTGCTTCTATTCGATCTTCTGCGGAGGTGGCATTGGAACAAGCCAGTGTCTTGTATCAGGACTCTGGGAGGTTAGGCCCCGATCGATCCATTAAAGAGGCAGTACTTGAAGAAGATGAAGACGACCCCTCCTCACTGTTTGCCACTACAGCGGGAGACATCATTACAGAGGCCGATCGCTTAAGCGGTTGGATCAGGGAACTTCTGACCTATGCACGGATTTCCAGGGGGGAATTTACTACAATCCAAATCAACAATATGATTCGATCCGTACTCGACTCATCTGGAGCAAGGATGGAAAATCTTGGGATTAAAGTCATCCTTGACTTGGAGGAATCCGCTTTGGAGATCAAAGGTGACGAACTTTCTCTGCACCAAATGTTTGTCAGTTTAACCTCGAATTCAGTTGAGGCAATGCCGGATGGGGGCAAAATAACCATGAGAACACGCTTTGACACAATTAATAGGTGGGTTAAATTAGAAATAATAGATACGGGAAAGGGCATCCCGAAGGATAAGCTAAAAGATGTGTTTACCCCATTTTTCACGACTAAATCGAAGGGGATTGGGGTAGGGCTTTCCTTGGCCAAGCGGATTATAGCTCGTCATCATGGAACCATCCGATTGGAAAGCCGGGAAGGTGTTGGGACAACGCTTTCACTTCAAATTCCAATCTCAGAATAGAGGTAGCTTATGACGCAGGGTGTTTTAATCATTGAAGACGAGGTGACGCTCGCTAAGAATATTAAACGATATCTGAAGCTAAATGGATATGACGTCCAGATTGCAGAGAATGGCAAAGAAGGGCTTCATCAGGTTGAGACATTTAAACCAGATATGATTTTGCTGGATCTCAAGCTTCCTGACTGCAATGGACTTGAAATCCTTCCCAAGATAAAGAATATCGATCCTCAAATCCATACGATCATCATGACTGGACATGGAAATGTCCATGCAGCGGTTGATGCGATGAAGATGGGGGCATACGATTTTCTGGAGAAACCTCTTATCCTGGCTGAGGTGAAGGTAATACTCGATAAAGCCGTGGGACTATCGCGAATCGAGGGGACCCTTTCATACTATCAGAAGAAATATGCCGGCGGAAACGACCTTTCGGCCCTGATCGGTGAATCTCAGCCGATGCTTTCGTTGAAAGAACAGATAAGAAAACTGAATGCATCAGAACATGCTTTAACGGAAGGCCCACCCCCGTCGGTTCTCATCACCGGAGAGACAGGAACCGGTAAAGAACTTATCGCTCGAGCCCTTCACTTTAATGGGCCCCGCAAGGAGGAGCCTTTCGTGGAAATC from Candidatus Manganitrophaceae bacterium includes these protein-coding regions:
- a CDS encoding diguanylate cyclase encodes the protein MDTENNSKLIQILIVIAGVILSGMSGWSLYKSEEKAIISEFRKDVNERAASLHREVAINFETLNSLAILFNGDTIPDFKQFSLEAKKILSRHKDIQALEWIPRVLHSERAVYESKQRQTFTTFGFTEQKEQGHMVSAEEREEYFPVYFVEPLVGNEEVFGFDLSSNPPRVKALEISRDTATPQATASITLVQRNDNKKGFMAFVPIYEGIPSTMDMRREHLKGFVSGVYQIGAIFASSALSDVPLGIELKLVDETLPSGNDILYTYQSRAGISADESITYRRELPEIWGRKWSLIGSPTLRYIADRRDMLPQTIFVSGIIFTLFIALYIHIISKRSVTIQKIVLEKTKALSETNKKLKVLSRIDGLTGVANRRHMDEYLDIEWRRAARSKSSISFILMDIDYFKLYNDNYGHLEGDEVVKRVAGKLKTMVNRPGDLLARYGGEEFALVLTETEDAELVANSCRKAIEELRVPHEFSKAADVITISVGFCTIIPQKGTDPSWVINSADKALYKAKKAGRNRVDKFRVNYPSSISKIPRRE